Proteins from one Juglans microcarpa x Juglans regia isolate MS1-56 chromosome 1S, Jm3101_v1.0, whole genome shotgun sequence genomic window:
- the LOC121245921 gene encoding transmembrane 9 superfamily member 7 isoform X1, with translation MGTLHCHTTTIILFLVLLLVSSAYSFYLPGVAPRDFLTGDPLPVKVNKLSSTKTQLPYDYYYLKYCKPPKILNNAENLGEVLRGDRIENSVYTFQMRKDHSCKVACKSHLDAGSAKNFKEKIDDEYRVNMILDNLPVAVLRQRRDGSQSTTYEHGFRVGFKGNYIGSKEEKYFINNHLSFRVMYHKDPETDSARIVGFEVTPYSINHEYKDWDDKNPQLATCNKDTTNLVQGNNVPQEVDTDKDVVFTYDVTFKESEIKWASRWDTYLLMNDDQIHWFSIINSLMIVLFLSGMVAMIMMRTLYRDIANYNQLETQDEAQEETGWKLVHGDVFRPPINSGLLCVYVGTGVQIFAMTLVTMIFALLGFLSPSNRGGLMTAMVLLWVFMGLFAGYSSARLYKMFRGTEWKRNTLKTAFMFPGILFGVFFVLNALIWGEQSSGAVPFGTMFALVCLWFGISVPLVFVGSYLGFKKPAMEDPVKTNKIPRQIPEQAWYMKPIFSILIGGILPFGAVFIELFFILTSIWLNQFYYIFGFLFIVFTILLITCAEITVVLCYFQLCSEDYHWWWRSYLTAGSSALYLFLYSVFYFLTKLEITKLVSGILYFGYMIIVSYAFFVLTGTIGFYACFWFVRKIYSSVKID, from the exons ATGGGTACTCTCCACTGCCATACGACAACGATTATTCTTTTCTTGGTTCTCCTGCTCGTCTCCTCAGCCTACTCCTTCTACCTCCCTGGCGTCGCTCCTCGCGATTTCTTAACT GGTGATCCACTGCCTGTCAAAGTGAACAAATTGTCATCTACTAAGACACAACTTCCATATGACTACTACTACTTAAAGTATTGCAAACCTCCAAAGATTTTGAACAATGCAGAAAATTTGGGGGAAGTTCTCCGAGGTGACCGCATCGAAAATTCTGTCTATACT TTCCAAATGAGGAAGGATCATTCGTGCAAAGTTGCATGTAAAAGTCATCTTGACGCTGGATCTGCCAagaattttaaggaaaaaattgatgatgaatatCGCGTTAACAT GATTTTAGATAACCTTCCTGTTGCTGTTCTTAGACAGAGGAGGGATGGAAGTCAGTCAACGACATATGAACACGGTTTCCGTGTTGGGTTCAAAGGAAATTATATTGGG AGCAAAGAGgagaaatatttcataaataatcACTTGAGCTTTAGAGTCATGTATCACAAAGACCCGGAGACTGATTCTGCTCGGATAGTTGGTTTTGAGGTTACTCCATACAG CATTAATCATGAATACAAGGATTGGGATGATAAGAATCCTCAATTAGCAACATGCAACAAAGACACCACAAATTTAGTGCAAGGTAACAATGTGCCACAAGAAGTTGACACAGATAAAGATGTTGTTTTTACATATGACGTTACGTTCAAG GAAAGTGAGATCAAATGGGCATCTCGTTGGGACACATACCTCCTCATGAATGATGATCAGATCCATTGGTTCTCCATCATAAACTCTCTGATGATTGTCCTCTTTCTTTCTGGCATGGTGGCAATGATCATGATGAGAACTTTATACAGAGATATTGCCAACTATAATCAATTGGAAACCCAAGATGAGGCTCAAGAAGAAACTGGATGGAAACTTGTCCATGGAGACGTTTTCAGGCCACCGATCAATTCTGGTTTACTTTGTGTCTATGTCGGTACGGGTGTTCAGATCTTTGCAATGACACTTGTGACAATGATATTTGCATTGCTTGGTTTCTTATCTCCTTCCAACAGAGGAGGGCTTATGACTGCCATGGTTCTGTTGTGGGTTTTCATGGGCTTGTTTGCTGGTTACTCCTCAGCACGTCTGTACAAAATGTTCAGGGGCACAGAGTGGAAGAGGAATACCTTGAAAACTGCATTTATGTTTCCAGGTATTCTTTTTGGAGTGTTCTTTGTTCTGAATGCCCTAATCTGGGGGGAACAATCTTCTGGGGCCGTGCCCTTTGGGACAATGTTTGCTCTTGTCTGCTTATGGTTTGGCATATCAGTGCCCTTGGTCTTTGTGGGTAGTTATTTGGGTTTCAAAAAACCAGCCATGGAAGACCCTGTGAAGACTAACAAAATTCCTAGGCAAATACCAGAGCAGGCATGGTACATGAAACCGATCTTCTCTATTCTCATTGGAGGCATTCTTCCATTTGGGGCTGTTTTCATTGAGCTCTTCTTCATCTTGACATCAATATGGCTGAACCAGTTCTATTACATATTCGGCTTTCTCTTTATAGTGTTCACAATCCTTCTAATCACTTGTGCGGAGATAACGGTTGTTCTATGCTACTTCCAGTTGTGCAGTGAAGACTACCACTGGTGGTGGAGATCTTACCTGACTGCTGGCTCCTCTGCACTCTATCTTTTCCTCTACTCCGTCTTCTACTTCTTGACCAAGTTGGAGATCACAAAGCTGGTTTCAGGCATCCTTTATTTTGGATACATGATAATTGTGTCGTACGCTTTCTTTGTCTTGACGGGTACTATTGGCTTCTATGCATGCTTCTGGTTTGTTAGGAAGATCTACTCATCTGTTAAAATCGACTGA
- the LOC121245921 gene encoding transmembrane 9 superfamily member 7 isoform X2, translated as MQKIWGKFSEFQMRKDHSCKVACKSHLDAGSAKNFKEKIDDEYRVNMILDNLPVAVLRQRRDGSQSTTYEHGFRVGFKGNYIGSKEEKYFINNHLSFRVMYHKDPETDSARIVGFEVTPYSINHEYKDWDDKNPQLATCNKDTTNLVQGNNVPQEVDTDKDVVFTYDVTFKESEIKWASRWDTYLLMNDDQIHWFSIINSLMIVLFLSGMVAMIMMRTLYRDIANYNQLETQDEAQEETGWKLVHGDVFRPPINSGLLCVYVGTGVQIFAMTLVTMIFALLGFLSPSNRGGLMTAMVLLWVFMGLFAGYSSARLYKMFRGTEWKRNTLKTAFMFPGILFGVFFVLNALIWGEQSSGAVPFGTMFALVCLWFGISVPLVFVGSYLGFKKPAMEDPVKTNKIPRQIPEQAWYMKPIFSILIGGILPFGAVFIELFFILTSIWLNQFYYIFGFLFIVFTILLITCAEITVVLCYFQLCSEDYHWWWRSYLTAGSSALYLFLYSVFYFLTKLEITKLVSGILYFGYMIIVSYAFFVLTGTIGFYACFWFVRKIYSSVKID; from the exons ATGCAGAAAATTTGGGGGAAGTTCTCCGAG TTCCAAATGAGGAAGGATCATTCGTGCAAAGTTGCATGTAAAAGTCATCTTGACGCTGGATCTGCCAagaattttaaggaaaaaattgatgatgaatatCGCGTTAACAT GATTTTAGATAACCTTCCTGTTGCTGTTCTTAGACAGAGGAGGGATGGAAGTCAGTCAACGACATATGAACACGGTTTCCGTGTTGGGTTCAAAGGAAATTATATTGGG AGCAAAGAGgagaaatatttcataaataatcACTTGAGCTTTAGAGTCATGTATCACAAAGACCCGGAGACTGATTCTGCTCGGATAGTTGGTTTTGAGGTTACTCCATACAG CATTAATCATGAATACAAGGATTGGGATGATAAGAATCCTCAATTAGCAACATGCAACAAAGACACCACAAATTTAGTGCAAGGTAACAATGTGCCACAAGAAGTTGACACAGATAAAGATGTTGTTTTTACATATGACGTTACGTTCAAG GAAAGTGAGATCAAATGGGCATCTCGTTGGGACACATACCTCCTCATGAATGATGATCAGATCCATTGGTTCTCCATCATAAACTCTCTGATGATTGTCCTCTTTCTTTCTGGCATGGTGGCAATGATCATGATGAGAACTTTATACAGAGATATTGCCAACTATAATCAATTGGAAACCCAAGATGAGGCTCAAGAAGAAACTGGATGGAAACTTGTCCATGGAGACGTTTTCAGGCCACCGATCAATTCTGGTTTACTTTGTGTCTATGTCGGTACGGGTGTTCAGATCTTTGCAATGACACTTGTGACAATGATATTTGCATTGCTTGGTTTCTTATCTCCTTCCAACAGAGGAGGGCTTATGACTGCCATGGTTCTGTTGTGGGTTTTCATGGGCTTGTTTGCTGGTTACTCCTCAGCACGTCTGTACAAAATGTTCAGGGGCACAGAGTGGAAGAGGAATACCTTGAAAACTGCATTTATGTTTCCAGGTATTCTTTTTGGAGTGTTCTTTGTTCTGAATGCCCTAATCTGGGGGGAACAATCTTCTGGGGCCGTGCCCTTTGGGACAATGTTTGCTCTTGTCTGCTTATGGTTTGGCATATCAGTGCCCTTGGTCTTTGTGGGTAGTTATTTGGGTTTCAAAAAACCAGCCATGGAAGACCCTGTGAAGACTAACAAAATTCCTAGGCAAATACCAGAGCAGGCATGGTACATGAAACCGATCTTCTCTATTCTCATTGGAGGCATTCTTCCATTTGGGGCTGTTTTCATTGAGCTCTTCTTCATCTTGACATCAATATGGCTGAACCAGTTCTATTACATATTCGGCTTTCTCTTTATAGTGTTCACAATCCTTCTAATCACTTGTGCGGAGATAACGGTTGTTCTATGCTACTTCCAGTTGTGCAGTGAAGACTACCACTGGTGGTGGAGATCTTACCTGACTGCTGGCTCCTCTGCACTCTATCTTTTCCTCTACTCCGTCTTCTACTTCTTGACCAAGTTGGAGATCACAAAGCTGGTTTCAGGCATCCTTTATTTTGGATACATGATAATTGTGTCGTACGCTTTCTTTGTCTTGACGGGTACTATTGGCTTCTATGCATGCTTCTGGTTTGTTAGGAAGATCTACTCATCTGTTAAAATCGACTGA
- the LOC121244217 gene encoding uncharacterized protein LOC121244217 isoform X1, whose translation MAAMHSFMLNFESVFLFVMENLSQIYETMFYFCFLVFFFTLVLFIFSYPLYKRLQKTEQKLDEVHIHNPIPSDPLRLERHSAETVGKSHEQNPTHWGLPLLLEILPSVSSNVECLFSEEKSGDQDSDGSCLHDKGVESIGDQTAKKKKKRAKKKRLNLQAEEGGEDRCVGREILDSGYRANNDLVCLYPFTSSSSAMQRRIKQQYDELVKCNETKGLTLAQVGEFANCLIEARNKLQHKAEVIQRRFTITKALLCRADRSSFDRLHQQIYKVELEQRRLEDDAFVYNWLQQQLKISPAYKKMLEISASMESKAKSSELMETTDADFADISFEELLAREKKDSFWQRKSRSCSGQKLYRFC comes from the exons ATGGCGGCTATGCATTCGTTCATGTTAAATTTTGAATCCGTTTTTCTATTCGTAATGGAGAATCTCTCACAAATATACGAAACTATGTTCTACTTTTGCTTCTTGGTCTTTTTTTTCACCTTagttctcttcattttctcttaccCTTTGTACAAAAGACTACAGAAAACCGAGCAGAAGCTGGACGAGGTACATATCCACAATCCAATTCCGAGCGACCCTTTGAGATTGGAGCGACATTCGGCAGAAACTGTGGGTAAAAGCCATGAACAAAACCCAACCCATTGGGGCCTTCCGCTGCTTTTGGAGATCTTGCCCTCTGTTTCCTCGAATGTAGAGTGTTTGTTCAGTGAAGAAAAGAGTGGTGACCAGGATTCAGACGGGTCGTGTTTGCATGACAAGGGGGTGGAGTCGATTGGAGATCAGAcggcgaagaagaagaagaagagggccAAGAAGAAGAGGTTGAATTTGCAAGCTGAAGAGGGTGGTGAAGACAGGTGCGTGGGAAGAGAAATTCTGGATTCGGGTTATCGGGCCAATAATGATTTGGTTTGCCTCTATCCGTTTACCTCGTCAAGTAGTGCTATGCAGAGGAGGATCAAGCAACAGTACGATGAGCTTGTGAAGTGCAATGAGACCAAGGGACTAACACTGGCCCAG GTTGGAGAGTTTGCTAATTGCTTGATTGAGGCTAGAAATAAGCTACAGCACAA GGCCGAGGTCATCCAACGTAGGTTCACCATAACAAAGGCTCTACTATGCAGGGCAGACAGATCATCCTTCGACCGCCTTCACCAGCAG ATATACAAAGTAGAACTAGAACAAAGGAGACTAGAAGATGATGCATTTGTTTATAATTGGCTTCAACAGCAGCTTAAAATCTCTCCAGCATACAAGAAg ATGCTTGAAATTAGTGCTTCCATGGAGTCGAAGGCCAAATCTAGTGAGCTGATGGAAACCACAGATGCCGACTTTGCTGACATTTCATTTGAAGAGTTATTAGCACGAGAAAAGAAGGATTCATTTTG GCAAAGAAAATCGAGATCATGCTCGGGGCAAAAACTATATCGGTTTTGCTGA
- the LOC121244217 gene encoding uncharacterized protein LOC121244217 isoform X2: MAAMHSFMLNFESVFLFVMENLSQIYETMFYFCFLVFFFTLVLFIFSYPLYKRLQKTEQKLDEVHIHNPIPSDPLRLERHSAETVGKSHEQNPTHWGLPLLLEILPSVSSNVECLFSEEKSGDQDSDGSCLHDKGVESIGDQTAKKKKKRAKKKRLNLQAEEGGEDRCVGREILDSGYRANNDLVCLYPFTSSSSAMQRRIKQQYDELVKCNETKGLTLAQVGEFANCLIEARNKLQHKAEVIQRRFTITKALLCRADRSSFDRLHQQIYKVELEQRRLEDDAFVYNWLQQQLKISPAYKKMKSAMSFTTPILIGCLMILTFSLS; this comes from the exons ATGGCGGCTATGCATTCGTTCATGTTAAATTTTGAATCCGTTTTTCTATTCGTAATGGAGAATCTCTCACAAATATACGAAACTATGTTCTACTTTTGCTTCTTGGTCTTTTTTTTCACCTTagttctcttcattttctcttaccCTTTGTACAAAAGACTACAGAAAACCGAGCAGAAGCTGGACGAGGTACATATCCACAATCCAATTCCGAGCGACCCTTTGAGATTGGAGCGACATTCGGCAGAAACTGTGGGTAAAAGCCATGAACAAAACCCAACCCATTGGGGCCTTCCGCTGCTTTTGGAGATCTTGCCCTCTGTTTCCTCGAATGTAGAGTGTTTGTTCAGTGAAGAAAAGAGTGGTGACCAGGATTCAGACGGGTCGTGTTTGCATGACAAGGGGGTGGAGTCGATTGGAGATCAGAcggcgaagaagaagaagaagagggccAAGAAGAAGAGGTTGAATTTGCAAGCTGAAGAGGGTGGTGAAGACAGGTGCGTGGGAAGAGAAATTCTGGATTCGGGTTATCGGGCCAATAATGATTTGGTTTGCCTCTATCCGTTTACCTCGTCAAGTAGTGCTATGCAGAGGAGGATCAAGCAACAGTACGATGAGCTTGTGAAGTGCAATGAGACCAAGGGACTAACACTGGCCCAG GTTGGAGAGTTTGCTAATTGCTTGATTGAGGCTAGAAATAAGCTACAGCACAA GGCCGAGGTCATCCAACGTAGGTTCACCATAACAAAGGCTCTACTATGCAGGGCAGACAGATCATCCTTCGACCGCCTTCACCAGCAG ATATACAAAGTAGAACTAGAACAAAGGAGACTAGAAGATGATGCATTTGTTTATAATTGGCTTCAACAGCAGCTTAAAATCTCTCCAGCATACAAGAAg ATGAAGTCTGCAATGTCTTTTACCACACCCATTCTGATAGGATGTCTGATGATTCTGACCTTCTCTCTTTCATAA
- the LOC121246602 gene encoding beta-galactosidase 1-like, producing MALKHVVWDVITVVLFGVWFGSAKASVSYDSKAITINGQRRILISGSIHYPRSSPEMWPDLIQKAKEGGLDVIQTYVFWNGHEPSPGQYYFEGNYDLVKFIKLVKQAGLYVNLRIGPYVCAEWNFGGFPVWLKYIRGINFRTDNGPFKFQMQKFTKKIVDMMKAERLFESQGGPIILSQIENEYGPLEYEIGAPGQAYTKWAAQMALGLGTGVPWIMCKQDDAPDPIINTCNGFYCDYFSPNKAYKPKMWTEAWTGWFTEFGGPIPYRPAEDLAFSVARFIQKGGSFINYYMYHGGTNFGRTAGGPFIATSYDYDAPLDEYGLLRQPKWGHLKDLHRAIKLCEPALVYGEPTVTPLGNYQEAHVFKSKSGACAAFLANYNPRSFAKVAFGNLHYNLPPWSISILPDCKNTVYNTARVGAQSAQMKMIRVPVHGGFSWQAYDEETTSYDDSSFTTVGLLEQINTTRDASDYLWYSTEVKIDSNEEFLKTGKYPVLTVLSAGHALHVFINGQLSGTAYGSLGFPKVTYSEGVKLRTGINKISLLSVAVGLPNVGPHFERWNAGVLGPITLNGLNDERRDLSWQKWSYKIGLKGESLSLHSLSGSSSVEWVEGSLVARRQPMMWYKTMFNAPAGNSPLALDMGSMGKGQVWINGQSLGRYWPAYKASGTCGECNYAGTYNEKKCLSNCGEASQRWYHVPRSWLKPTGNLLVVFEEWGGDPNGIFLVRREMDSVCANIYEWQPTLMNWQMQASGKVNKPLRPKAHLWCGPGQKISSIKFASFGTPEGVCGSFREGSCHAHKSYDAFQRNCVGQNSCSVTVAPEIFGGDPCPNVMKKLSVEAICS from the exons ATGTGGCCAGATCTTATTCAGAAGGCAAAGGAAGGAGGTTTGGACGTGATTCAAACTTATGTCTTCTGGAATGGGCATGAACCTTCACCTGGCCAG TATTATTTTGAGGGGAACTATGATCTGGTTAAATTTATCAAGTTAGTGAAGCAAGCTGGCCTTTATGTTAATCTCAGGATTGGTCCTTACGTTTGTGCTGAGTGGAACTTTGg gGGATTCCCTGTTTGGCTGAAGTACATTCGAGGTATCAATTTCAGAACAGACAATGGGCCTTTCAAG TTTCAAATGCAAAAATTCACAAAGAAGATTGTCGATATGATGAAAGCTGAAAGGTTGTTCGAGTCTCAAGGTGGTCCAATTATTCTATCCCAG attgaaaatgaatatggaCCCCTGGAGTATGAAATTGGCGCACCTGGTCAAGCTTACACCAAATGGGCAGCCCAGATGGCTCTGGGGCTTGGCACCGGTGTCCCGTGGATCATGTGCAAGCAAGATGATGCCCCTGATCCTATT ATTAACACTTGCAATGGTTTCTATTGTGACTATTTCTCTCCCAACAAGGCTTATAAGCCCAAGATGTGGACAGAAGCCTGGACTGGCTG GTTTACTGAGTTTGGAGGTCCAATTCCTTATCGACCAGCAGAAGACTTGGCATTTTCAGTTGCAAGATTTATACAGAAGGGGGGAtcattcattaattattatatg TATCATGGGGGGACAAATTTTGGCCGAACTGCTGGTGGTCCTTTCATTGCTACTAGTTATGATTATGATGCTCCTCTGGACGAATATG GACTTTTGAGACAACCTAAATGGGGTCATTTGAAAGATTTGCATAGAGCAATAAAGTTGTGTGAACCAGCTTTAGTATATGGAGAGCCCACTGTGACACCACTTGGAAATTATCAAGAG GCTCATGTATTCAAGTCAAAGTCTGGAGCTTGTGCTGCATTCCTTGCAAATTACAATCCAAGATCTTTTGCAAAAGTGGCGTTTGGGAATTTGCACTACAATCTGCCTCCTTGGTCTATCAGCATTCTTCCAGACTGCAAGAACACTGTATACAACACTGCCAGG GTTGGTGCACAAAGTGCACAGATGAAGATGATTCGTGTTCCTGTTCATGGAGGATTCTCTTGGCAGGCATACGATGAAGAGACAACCTCCTATGATGACAGTTCATTCACGACGGTTGGGTTGTTAGAGCAGATTAATACAACAAGAGATGCTTCAGACTATTTGTGGTACTCAACAGA AGTTAAGATTGACTCCAATGAGGAATTTTTGAAGACCGGAAAATATCCTGTTCTTACAGTCTTATCTGCTGGTCATGCACTGCATGTTTTCATCAACGGTCAACTATCAG GAACCGCCTATGGAAGTTTAGGATTTCCTAAAGTAACATATAGTGAGGGTGTGAAGCTGAGAACTGGAATTAACAAAATCTCACTTCTAAGTGTTGCTGTTGGTCTCCCG AATGTCGGTCCACATTTTGAGAGATGGAATGCTGGTGTTCTCGGCCCAATAACATTGAATGGCCTCAACGATGAGAGAAGAGACTTGTCATGGCAGAAATGGTCTTACAAg ATTGGTCTTAAAGGAGAATCCTTGAGTCTTCATTCGCTTAGCGGGAGTTCCTCAGTCGAGTGGGTTGAGGGGTCACTTGTTGCCCGAAGGCAGCCTATGATGTGGTACAAA ACTATGTTCAATGCTCCTGCTGGAAATTCTCCGTTAGCCTTGGATATGGGCAGCATGGGTAAAGGTCAAGTGTGGATAAATGGACAGAGTCTTGGCCGCTACTGGCCTGCATATAAAGCATCTGGTACTTGTGGTGAATGCAATTATGCTGGAACATATAATGAGAAGAAGTGCTTAAGCAATTGTGGGGAGGCTTCCCAAAGATG GTATCATGTTCCTCGTTCGTGGCTAAAACCAACCGGGAATCTGCTGGTTGTTTTTGAAGAATGGGGTGGAGACCCAAATGGGATCTTTCTGGTTAGAAGAGAAATGGATAGTGTATGTGCTAATATCTACGAGTGGCAGCCAACCCTCATGAATTGGCAGATGCAAGCGTCTGGCAAAGTCAATAAACCTCTCAGACCTAAAGCTCATTTATGGTGTGGCCCTGGGCAGAAAATTTCATCGATAAAGTTTGCTAGCTTTGGAACACCAGAAGGGGTTTGTGGAAGCTTCCGGGAGGGAAGCTGTCATGCCCACAAATCATACGACGCTTTTCAAAGG AATTGTGTTGGGCAGAACTCCTGCTCGGTAACTGTGGCACCTGAAATTTTTGGAGGAGATCCATGTCCAAATGTCATGAAGAAACTTTCTGTGGAGGCCATTTGCAGTTGA